In a genomic window of Flavobacterium crassostreae:
- a CDS encoding DUF4403 family protein has translation MAKYLFVLSALCALLTNCATTQKIDTLKPEPDDATPLVYDNPASFIHLPISIKLKDIENQTNSVLNGLIYQDTDITDDNIEIKIWKLAPITIQNENAVSGEKIRTILPLKAIVKYRIGTKTLGVPLYNIQEFNLNGMVTLVSEVNLNNWKLNTKTKLKSLEWNQSPTMVLFGKNVPVTYLMDPAIQLFKSKIETAMDTAIENSMDFKPNVLAALEKICLPFQMDAAYESWFRVVPTEIYSTAAKLKQDTFSLQMGMKCTMETWIGQQPETKFDATKIVLKPVTKIPNQITATIVAVSTYLDASKIIRKNFAGQEFQSGSKKVQVQDVTLWHKNGKIVVALELTGSINGKIYLTGSPQYDNKSKEIYFGSLDYVLDTKNKLIRTANWLAQGYILNKIKASCRYSIESNLEEGKHTMQKYLQNYSPMAGVYVNGKMETLAFDTIQITKNAIIAFIKANGQVNITVDGLK, from the coding sequence TTTGTGTGCGCTACTTACTAACTGTGCAACAACACAAAAAATAGACACTCTAAAACCCGAACCCGATGACGCCACACCTCTAGTATATGACAATCCTGCCTCATTTATCCACTTGCCAATTAGTATCAAATTAAAGGATATTGAAAACCAAACCAATAGCGTATTGAATGGTTTAATTTATCAAGACACCGATATAACGGACGATAACATCGAAATAAAAATATGGAAATTAGCGCCAATAACCATTCAAAATGAAAATGCTGTTTCGGGCGAAAAAATACGAACCATTCTCCCTCTAAAAGCCATTGTAAAATACCGAATAGGCACCAAAACCTTGGGCGTTCCCCTCTACAATATACAAGAATTTAACTTAAACGGAATGGTTACCTTAGTTAGCGAAGTAAACCTAAATAACTGGAAATTAAACACTAAAACTAAATTAAAATCATTAGAATGGAACCAAAGCCCTACGATGGTTTTATTTGGCAAAAACGTTCCCGTTACCTACTTAATGGATCCAGCCATCCAACTATTTAAGTCCAAAATTGAGACTGCCATGGATACAGCCATAGAAAATTCTATGGATTTTAAACCAAATGTATTGGCTGCTTTAGAGAAAATTTGCCTGCCCTTTCAAATGGATGCAGCTTACGAGAGCTGGTTTCGGGTTGTTCCTACCGAAATATACAGTACTGCTGCCAAACTAAAACAAGATACATTTTCCTTACAAATGGGTATGAAATGCACCATGGAAACCTGGATAGGGCAACAGCCTGAAACAAAATTTGACGCTACAAAAATTGTATTAAAACCAGTTACTAAAATTCCTAATCAAATAACCGCTACTATTGTGGCGGTATCTACTTATCTGGATGCCTCCAAAATAATTCGTAAAAATTTTGCCGGTCAAGAATTTCAATCTGGATCCAAAAAAGTACAAGTGCAAGATGTAACCCTATGGCACAAAAACGGAAAGATCGTCGTGGCTTTGGAACTCACAGGCAGCATCAACGGAAAGATCTACCTAACAGGATCTCCGCAATACGATAACAAATCAAAAGAAATATACTTTGGTTCTTTAGACTATGTCTTGGACACCAAAAACAAATTGATACGCACAGCAAATTGGCTTGCGCAAGGGTATATATTAAATAAAATTAAAGCGAGTTGCCGCTATTCTATAGAGTCCAATTTAGAAGAAGGCAAACATACTATGCAGAAATACTTGCAAAATTATTCTCCAATGGCAGGAGTGTATGTTAATGGTAAAATGGAAACACTGGCATTTGATACAATTCAAATCACCAAAAACGCCATTATAGCTTTTATTAAAGCTAATGGCCAAGTCAATATTACCGTAGATGGACTAAAATAA
- a CDS encoding DUF420 domain-containing protein, whose product MSKQNLEQKYKKWIVILSIAIPLVVVLLFGVNLRKLGFDVAPLTFLPPIYASVNAITAILLVLAVIAIKSGNRKRHENLMKAAIGCSVLFLGMYVAYHMTSDSTPFGGKGFVRYVYYFILITHVILSVVIIPLVLITYVRALAERFDTHKKIAKITFPIWLYVAVTGVIVYLMIAPYYV is encoded by the coding sequence ATGAGTAAGCAAAATTTAGAACAGAAATATAAAAAGTGGATTGTGATTTTATCTATTGCAATTCCGTTGGTAGTTGTGCTTCTTTTTGGAGTGAATCTAAGAAAGTTGGGTTTTGATGTGGCACCCCTTACTTTTTTGCCTCCGATTTATGCTAGTGTTAATGCTATTACTGCCATATTGCTTGTTTTGGCGGTGATTGCCATCAAAAGCGGCAATAGAAAAAGACACGAAAATTTGATGAAAGCAGCAATAGGCTGTTCGGTACTTTTTTTGGGAATGTATGTTGCTTATCATATGACTTCCGATTCTACTCCATTTGGAGGAAAAGGATTTGTCCGGTATGTGTATTACTTTATTTTAATCACGCATGTTATTTTGTCTGTGGTAATCATTCCATTGGTTTTAATTACCTATGTTAGAGCGTTGGCAGAGCGGTTTGATACCCACAAAAAAATTGCCAAAATAACGTTTCCTATTTGGTTGTACGTTGCTGTAACTGGTGTTATAGTTTATTTAATGATAGCTCCTTATTATGTGTAA
- a CDS encoding SCO family protein — protein sequence MFKNKSYIGISFIILVFGIYAIPKIISRIQNGEVVKADRLDKVVTASVKEEKLVVIGVAPKFELVNQNNQTITNNDYKDMVYVLEFFFTTCPSICPKMNQSMLLVEKKFFGNPNFGIVSITIDPKKDTSEVLKEHAALLGVRSANWNFLTGDRNAILDLANKGFNLYAAANAKVAGGFEHSGLFALIDKQGNIRCRKDAFGNPILYYDGLDKKGVRDLQQDISLLLEE from the coding sequence ATGTTTAAGAATAAATCGTATATAGGTATATCTTTTATTATTTTGGTGTTTGGAATCTATGCCATTCCAAAGATTATTTCCAGAATTCAAAATGGCGAAGTGGTTAAAGCGGATCGTTTGGATAAGGTAGTGACTGCTTCTGTCAAAGAAGAAAAGTTAGTGGTTATAGGTGTGGCTCCAAAATTTGAGTTAGTAAACCAAAATAACCAAACAATCACCAATAATGACTACAAAGATATGGTCTATGTTTTAGAGTTTTTCTTTACTACATGTCCTTCTATCTGTCCAAAAATGAATCAGAGTATGTTGTTGGTAGAAAAGAAGTTTTTTGGTAATCCTAATTTTGGGATTGTGTCTATCACTATAGATCCTAAAAAAGATACCTCAGAGGTCTTAAAAGAACATGCGGCATTATTAGGTGTTCGCTCTGCAAATTGGAATTTTTTGACTGGAGATCGTAATGCTATTTTAGATTTAGCCAACAAAGGGTTTAATTTGTATGCTGCTGCTAATGCCAAAGTAGCTGGAGGTTTTGAGCATTCGGGTCTTTTTGCTTTAATTGATAAACAAGGAAATATCCGTTGCAGAAAGGATGCTTTTGGAAATCCTATTTTATATTATGACGGGTTGGATAAAAAAGGGGTTAGGGACCTACAGCAAGATATTAGTTTATTATTAGAAGAATAG
- a CDS encoding cytochrome C oxidase subunit IV family protein, with protein sequence MSHEHVSDTAGIWKVFGILSAVTIIEVFLGILKPDFLHLNYFIGMNLLNWVFYILTVLKAYYIVWSFMHLGAEKSSLRWAIVLPTVFLIVYVLFIFLTEGHYIYGVFKNSTIKWNF encoded by the coding sequence ATGTCACACGAACACGTATCGGATACTGCTGGAATCTGGAAAGTTTTCGGAATATTATCTGCCGTTACAATTATAGAAGTGTTTTTAGGAATACTTAAGCCAGACTTTTTGCACCTGAACTATTTTATAGGAATGAATTTGCTAAACTGGGTATTTTATATTTTGACTGTTTTAAAAGCATACTACATTGTATGGTCTTTTATGCACTTAGGAGCAGAAAAAAGCAGTTTGAGATGGGCAATAGTATTGCCTACTGTATTCTTAATAGTATATGTTCTTTTTATTTTTCTCACCGAAGGACATTATATTTATGGGGTTTTTAAAAATTCAACTATTAAATGGAATTTTTAA
- a CDS encoding cytochrome c oxidase subunit 3 yields the protein MEATVTTANSEEKTWGGGNEPMGASYGKLMMWFFIMSDALTFSGFLAAYGFSRFKFIETWPVADEVFTHFPFMHGVSAPMYYVALMTFILIFSSVTMVLAVDAGHQMKKNKVAVYMFLTIIGGLIFVGSQAWEWKNFIKGEYGAVETKGGSLLQFVDKEGNRVALADFAANLHEERVQHTRDKGSWFVSEPALPSYSVAEVQAGFKAHPDLLIRTESLYEATPETAKDPKINHDLSKFKHKTVLTREESILRLSQAHYVVEGANLVRNEYGNKLFADFFFFITGFHGFHVFSGVIINIIIFFNVLIGTYEKRRSYEMVEKVGLYWHFVDLVWVFVFTVFYLV from the coding sequence ATGGAAGCGACAGTTACTACTGCAAATAGTGAAGAAAAAACTTGGGGAGGCGGCAATGAGCCAATGGGAGCAAGTTACGGTAAATTAATGATGTGGTTTTTTATCATGTCTGATGCCTTAACGTTCTCTGGATTTTTAGCAGCTTACGGTTTTTCTAGATTTAAATTTATTGAAACATGGCCAGTGGCCGATGAAGTGTTTACACACTTTCCATTTATGCATGGTGTATCGGCACCGATGTATTATGTGGCATTAATGACTTTTATTTTGATTTTTTCGTCTGTAACAATGGTTTTGGCTGTTGATGCAGGGCATCAAATGAAAAAAAACAAAGTTGCCGTTTATATGTTTTTGACCATTATTGGTGGTTTGATTTTCGTTGGATCTCAAGCTTGGGAATGGAAAAACTTTATAAAAGGAGAATACGGTGCCGTAGAAACCAAAGGAGGTAGTTTGCTACAGTTTGTAGACAAAGAGGGCAACCGAGTTGCTTTGGCTGATTTTGCAGCAAATTTACACGAAGAGCGTGTGCAGCACACTAGAGATAAAGGAAGTTGGTTTGTTAGTGAACCTGCTTTACCGTCTTATTCTGTTGCCGAAGTGCAAGCAGGTTTTAAAGCACATCCGGATCTTTTAATTCGTACGGAGTCTCTTTATGAGGCAACTCCCGAAACTGCAAAAGACCCAAAAATCAATCATGATTTAAGTAAGTTTAAGCACAAAACGGTTTTGACTAGAGAAGAATCTATCCTTAGATTAAGTCAGGCGCATTATGTTGTAGAAGGAGCTAACTTGGTTAGAAACGAATACGGTAACAAGTTGTTTGCCGATTTCTTTTTCTTTATTACTGGATTTCACGGATTTCACGTTTTTTCAGGGGTGATTATTAATATCATTATTTTCTTTAATGTACTGATTGGTACTTACGAAAAAAGAAGAAGCTATGAAATGGTTGAAAAAGTGGGTTTATACTGGCACTTTGTTGATTTAGTTTGGGTATTTGTATTTACCGTTTTCTATCTAGTTTAA
- a CDS encoding cytochrome c oxidase subunit 3 produces the protein MEMTMTTNEQKLRTARSYKLILLFAMVSMIMMFAGLTSAFVVSKSRVDWLKDFELPTAFYYSTLVIMISSITIHLAKKSIQKDDKSKTTLFLLSTLALGIVFVVLQFAGFRQIVENGYYFTGSESSITTTFLYIVTVVHLMHLAGGLISLLIIIYNHFKQKYNSSQTLGIELGAMYWHFLDFLWIYLFVFLYFFK, from the coding sequence ATGGAAATGACAATGACAACAAATGAGCAGAAGCTACGTACGGCAAGATCCTATAAATTGATTTTGTTGTTTGCTATGGTCAGTATGATTATGATGTTTGCAGGGCTTACCAGTGCTTTTGTGGTAAGTAAGTCCAGAGTAGATTGGCTCAAGGATTTTGAATTGCCTACCGCTTTTTATTACAGTACACTTGTGATAATGATCAGTAGTATTACCATTCATTTGGCAAAAAAATCCATTCAAAAAGACGATAAAAGTAAGACTACTCTATTTCTTTTGTCTACTTTAGCGCTCGGAATAGTGTTTGTTGTTTTGCAATTTGCAGGATTCCGACAAATTGTAGAAAATGGGTATTATTTCACCGGTAGCGAGAGTTCTATTACAACTACATTTTTGTATATTGTGACCGTTGTGCATCTAATGCACCTTGCTGGAGGGCTAATTTCATTGCTAATTATAATTTATAATCATTTTAAACAAAAATACAATTCGAGTCAAACTCTTGGAATTGAACTAGGTGCGATGTACTGGCACTTTCTTGATTTCTTGTGGATTTATTTATTTGTATTTTTATATTTCTTTAAATAA
- the cyoE gene encoding heme o synthase — translation MNTTQNTFSFKSVFLDFKEITKAGLAISVLFSSIAGYFLGVNDENPFQWSVLILLTIGGYCMVGASNAYNQVIEKDLDALMDRTKNRPVPSGRMSPRVALVVASLLTVIGISMLYYINPKSAMFGAVSIFLYTSVYTPLKTVTSLSVFVGAFPGAIPFMLGWVAATGNFGIEAGTLFLIQFFWQFPHFWAIGWFLYDDYKKAGIFMLPTTKKDKGTALQIILYTVWLIIASLLPSLGFTGRLFITPWAAVLVFLLGVWMLFYAVRLYKLRTPKAARTLMLVSVSYISLLQLVYIIDKFLR, via the coding sequence TTGAATACTACACAAAATACTTTTTCCTTTAAATCTGTTTTTTTAGATTTTAAAGAAATCACTAAAGCAGGACTTGCAATTAGTGTGTTGTTTTCTTCTATTGCGGGTTATTTTTTAGGGGTAAATGACGAAAATCCTTTTCAATGGAGCGTTTTAATTCTGTTGACTATAGGTGGTTATTGCATGGTAGGCGCATCCAATGCCTATAATCAAGTGATTGAGAAAGACCTAGATGCATTGATGGATAGAACCAAAAACAGACCAGTGCCTTCCGGTAGGATGTCTCCTCGGGTGGCTTTGGTGGTGGCTAGTCTGCTAACTGTAATTGGAATTAGTATGCTCTATTATATTAATCCTAAATCGGCTATGTTTGGTGCGGTGTCTATATTTTTATACACCAGTGTTTATACCCCCTTAAAGACCGTTACCTCTTTGTCGGTTTTTGTAGGCGCATTTCCGGGAGCAATACCCTTTATGTTGGGCTGGGTTGCAGCAACTGGCAACTTTGGGATAGAGGCAGGGACGTTGTTTTTAATTCAGTTTTTCTGGCAGTTTCCTCATTTTTGGGCTATTGGTTGGTTTTTATATGATGATTATAAAAAAGCGGGTATTTTTATGTTGCCTACCACCAAAAAAGACAAAGGAACAGCCTTGCAGATTATTTTGTATACGGTATGGCTAATTATAGCTTCATTATTGCCTTCTTTAGGTTTTACTGGAAGACTTTTTATAACGCCATGGGCAGCAGTTTTGGTGTTTTTATTAGGGGTTTGGATGCTTTTTTATGCTGTAAGGTTATATAAATTACGAACTCCAAAAGCCGCAAGAACGCTAATGTTGGTTAGTGTTTCGTATATTAGTTTGCTACAATTAGTGTATATAATAGATAAATTTTTAAGATAG
- a CDS encoding gliding motility protein RemB, whose amino-acid sequence MKKMRLTFYLLFFSFVVFSQTNNQDANLNLTRFPVFSECQNITSLALEKCFYTQVQDFVFDNFVVPENLVQNNFKGVVKVLFEVDAQGVFKVIYVNAVDPILLAESKRVFAKLPKISPSTYNGSPVYSKYTISISIPLKSSKQIASEQLANAAILPAASAPLTELDSLVYYKYTNPELQSHLIIPFSHSYYAQFDGALNKIGSNNHTASKPYSYAEVSKYYSIDQANKIRNKKVSGWWGRKFWNENMVQIQGDGYWFVLNPMVDLQLGKSSDLKSSYTYVNTRAVNFKGGLGKNLSFTTTIFESQGRFASYFNRYAESIKPVGGDPAIIPGIGIAKEFKTDSYDFPMAEANITFAPSKNIDLQLGYGRNFIGDGYRSLLLSDGASVYPYFKINTNFWKLKYTNTYMWLKDVRPEVSLERTYATKFMANHYLSWNVSNRLNLGFFESVVWTNTNNRGFDASFVNPILFYRAVEFASSARTGNALLGLTYKYKYSNAVNLYGQLLVDEFSLGEVRSVKNSWKNKFAYQLGLKYYNAFAVTNLLLQLEYNHVRPYVYSHSNPLTNYGHNNQSLGHQWGGNCKEFLAIAHYYKGRYFADAKITVAKRGLDLDTTEDGFNYGGNIYKDYDDNRPYDAGVKVGQGNKTAVFIADLQMGYLINPTTNLKLFGNYSYRSQDPVQNTTTNFNQATNWFTLGVRTDVFNWYLDY is encoded by the coding sequence ATGAAAAAAATGCGCTTGACTTTTTATTTGTTGTTCTTTTCTTTTGTGGTTTTTAGTCAAACGAACAACCAAGATGCTAACCTGAATTTGACTCGTTTTCCGGTTTTCTCAGAATGCCAAAATATAACGTCTCTTGCGTTAGAAAAATGTTTTTATACCCAAGTTCAGGATTTTGTTTTCGATAATTTTGTGGTGCCAGAAAATTTGGTTCAAAATAATTTTAAAGGAGTTGTAAAGGTGCTTTTTGAGGTGGATGCCCAGGGTGTTTTTAAAGTAATTTATGTAAATGCAGTAGACCCAATTTTGTTGGCAGAATCCAAGCGTGTTTTTGCAAAATTACCTAAGATTAGTCCATCAACTTATAACGGAAGTCCGGTGTATTCTAAATACACGATCTCAATATCTATTCCGCTAAAGAGTAGTAAGCAAATAGCATCAGAGCAGCTCGCAAATGCAGCTATTTTGCCTGCAGCTTCTGCACCACTTACGGAGTTGGATAGTTTGGTTTATTACAAATACACCAATCCAGAATTGCAAAGCCATCTCATTATTCCGTTTTCGCATAGTTATTATGCACAATTTGATGGTGCTTTAAATAAAATTGGAAGCAATAACCATACTGCCTCCAAACCCTATTCGTATGCTGAGGTATCTAAGTATTATAGTATAGATCAAGCAAATAAAATACGTAATAAAAAGGTATCAGGATGGTGGGGCAGAAAATTTTGGAATGAAAACATGGTCCAAATACAAGGAGATGGATATTGGTTTGTGCTAAATCCTATGGTGGATTTACAGTTAGGAAAATCTAGTGATCTAAAGTCGTCTTACACCTATGTGAATACAAGGGCGGTTAATTTTAAGGGAGGTTTGGGTAAAAATCTTAGCTTCACAACTACAATTTTTGAGAGTCAAGGTCGTTTTGCGAGTTATTTTAATCGGTATGCCGAATCGATCAAACCAGTAGGTGGGGATCCGGCAATAATACCCGGGATTGGAATTGCCAAAGAATTCAAAACGGATTCGTATGATTTTCCGATGGCCGAAGCCAATATAACTTTTGCGCCAAGCAAAAATATTGATTTACAACTCGGATATGGAAGAAATTTTATAGGAGATGGTTATCGGTCTTTGTTACTTAGTGATGGCGCTAGTGTGTATCCGTATTTTAAAATAAACACCAATTTTTGGAAGCTTAAATATACAAATACCTATATGTGGCTAAAGGATGTGCGCCCGGAGGTTTCGTTGGAGAGAACGTATGCTACTAAATTTATGGCCAACCATTATTTGAGTTGGAATGTTTCTAACCGTCTGAATTTAGGTTTTTTTGAATCCGTAGTTTGGACCAATACCAACAATAGAGGTTTTGATGCCAGTTTTGTAAATCCTATATTGTTTTATCGTGCGGTAGAGTTTGCTTCTTCTGCACGAACCGGAAATGCTCTTTTGGGACTCACTTATAAGTACAAATACAGCAATGCAGTTAATCTATACGGACAATTGCTAGTGGATGAGTTTTCGCTGGGCGAGGTCCGGAGTGTAAAAAACAGTTGGAAGAATAAATTTGCGTACCAGTTGGGGCTTAAGTATTATAATGCCTTTGCGGTGACTAATTTGTTGTTGCAACTAGAGTACAACCATGTACGGCCATATGTTTATTCTCATAGCAATCCACTGACTAATTATGGACATAATAACCAAAGTTTAGGGCATCAATGGGGCGGAAATTGTAAAGAATTTCTGGCTATTGCACACTACTATAAAGGCAGGTATTTTGCAGATGCAAAAATAACGGTTGCAAAGCGCGGTTTGGATTTGGATACCACCGAAGATGGGTTTAATTATGGAGGGAATATCTATAAAGATTATGACGATAATAGGCCGTATGATGCCGGGGTTAAAGTAGGACAAGGTAATAAAACGGCTGTTTTTATAGCCGATTTACAAATGGGTTATTTAATTAATCCAACCACAAATTTAAAATTATTTGGAAATTATAGTTACCGAAGTCAGGATCCTGTTCAAAACACCACAACCAATTTTAATCAAGCGACCAATTGGTTTACACTAGGAGTCCGTACAGATGTTTTTAATTGGTATTTGGATTATTGA
- a CDS encoding pyruvate dehydrogenase complex dihydrolipoamide acetyltransferase, which produces MATIITMPRLSDTMTEGTVATWLKKVGDKISEGDILAEIETDKATMEFESFNEGVLLHIGIPEGETAAVDSLLAIIGKEGEDISGILSGDTATTESKETAKAPENPISTTEEQVANTSELPKGVVVVTMPRLSDTMTEGTVATWLKNVGDAVSEGDILAEIETDKATMEFESFNEGTLLYIGIEEGNAAPIDSLLAIIGPAGTDVSGIASNFKAGAKPQAAAKTVASETIAPQEEESIAPETTTQGKRIFASPLAKKIASDKGISLQQVKGSGENGRIIKSDVENFTAPAATTAAVQAPAVAPKAEATTAKVFVPTGEVFTEEIKNSQMRKIIAKRLAESLFTAPHYNLTIEVAMDDAMKSRATINSVPDTKVSFNDLVIKACAMALKKHPKINSQWKEDAITINHHVNIGVAVAVEDGLVVPVLKFTDAMSLSQIGASVRDLAGRAKNKKLTPSEMEGSTFTVSNLGMFGIVEFNSIINQPNSAILSVGAIVEKPVVKNGQIVVGNTMMLSLACDHRTIDGATGAQFLQTLKQYIENPVTMLA; this is translated from the coding sequence ATGGCAACAATTATAACAATGCCTCGTTTGAGCGATACAATGACGGAAGGAACGGTAGCAACTTGGCTTAAAAAAGTAGGAGATAAAATCTCTGAAGGCGATATCCTTGCTGAAATTGAAACAGACAAGGCTACTATGGAATTTGAATCCTTTAATGAAGGAGTGTTATTGCATATCGGTATTCCCGAAGGCGAAACCGCAGCAGTAGACTCTTTATTGGCAATTATTGGTAAAGAGGGCGAAGATATTTCTGGAATTCTTTCTGGTGATACTGCCACAACGGAGTCTAAAGAAACAGCAAAGGCTCCAGAAAACCCAATCTCTACTACAGAAGAGCAAGTAGCAAATACCTCCGAATTGCCAAAAGGTGTCGTGGTGGTTACCATGCCTCGTTTGAGTGATACAATGACCGAAGGAACTGTGGCAACATGGCTCAAGAATGTTGGCGATGCAGTTTCGGAAGGCGATATTCTTGCCGAGATCGAAACAGACAAAGCTACCATGGAGTTTGAATCCTTTAACGAAGGTACCTTGTTGTATATAGGTATTGAAGAAGGAAATGCTGCGCCAATTGATAGCTTGCTAGCAATAATAGGTCCAGCAGGAACAGATGTTTCTGGTATTGCCTCTAATTTTAAAGCAGGAGCAAAGCCACAAGCAGCAGCTAAAACAGTTGCTTCGGAAACCATTGCGCCTCAAGAAGAAGAATCCATTGCTCCAGAGACAACGACTCAAGGCAAACGAATTTTTGCTTCACCACTAGCTAAAAAAATAGCAAGTGACAAAGGGATTTCTTTACAGCAAGTAAAAGGTTCTGGCGAAAACGGTCGTATTATAAAAAGCGATGTCGAAAATTTCACGGCTCCAGCAGCAACTACGGCGGCAGTACAGGCCCCAGCAGTAGCTCCAAAAGCCGAGGCAACAACGGCTAAGGTTTTTGTGCCTACAGGAGAAGTTTTTACCGAAGAGATCAAGAATTCGCAAATGCGAAAAATTATAGCTAAAAGATTGGCGGAGTCTTTATTTACGGCACCACATTATAACCTAACTATAGAGGTTGCAATGGATGATGCAATGAAGTCAAGAGCAACAATTAATAGTGTTCCAGATACCAAAGTTTCTTTTAATGATTTGGTTATCAAAGCATGTGCAATGGCGTTAAAAAAACACCCAAAAATTAACTCCCAATGGAAAGAAGATGCCATTACCATCAACCACCATGTTAATATTGGAGTTGCTGTAGCCGTAGAAGACGGCTTGGTTGTTCCGGTGTTAAAATTCACGGATGCCATGAGTTTGTCTCAAATTGGTGCCAGTGTAAGAGATTTGGCCGGAAGAGCCAAGAACAAAAAACTAACCCCTTCTGAAATGGAAGGAAGCACGTTTACGGTTTCTAACCTGGGTATGTTTGGTATTGTAGAATTTAACTCGATCATCAACCAACCAAACTCTGCCATTCTTTCTGTGGGGGCAATTGTGGAGAAGCCTGTAGTTAAAAATGGTCAAATAGTGGTTGGAAACACCATGATGCTATCTCTAGCTTGTGATCACCGTACCATTGATGGAGCAACGGGAGCACAGTTTTTACAGACTTTAAAACAATACATAGAAAATCCGGTAACCATGCTTGCATAG
- the pdhA gene encoding pyruvate dehydrogenase (acetyl-transferring) E1 component subunit alpha encodes MKEVTKEVYLKWYEDMLLWRKFEDKLAALYIQQKVRGFLHLYNGQEAVLAGALHAMDLTKDKMITAYRNHVQPIGMGVDPKRIMAELLGKVTGTSKGMGGSMHIFSKEHRFFGGHGIVGGQIPVGAGLAFADKYFETGGVTMTYFGDGAARQGSLHEAFNMAMLWKLPVVFIVENNGYAMGTSVERTANHTDIWKLGLGYEMPCGPVDGMNPVKVAEAMTEAIDRARRGDGPTFLEMKTYRYRGHSMSDAQLYRSKEEVEEYKKIDPITQVLDVIKDQKYATQEEIDAIDQRVKDLVQECVDFAEESPYPDKQQLYDVVYEQENYPFIPHKL; translated from the coding sequence ATGAAAGAAGTTACAAAAGAGGTTTATTTGAAGTGGTATGAAGACATGCTACTTTGGAGAAAGTTTGAAGACAAGCTTGCTGCATTATACATTCAACAAAAAGTTAGAGGATTTCTACACTTATATAATGGTCAAGAAGCGGTTCTTGCAGGGGCATTGCATGCCATGGATTTGACTAAAGATAAAATGATTACGGCCTACAGAAACCACGTGCAGCCAATTGGTATGGGAGTAGATCCAAAAAGAATTATGGCAGAACTTTTAGGAAAAGTTACAGGTACTTCTAAAGGTATGGGTGGATCCATGCATATCTTTTCTAAAGAACATCGTTTTTTTGGAGGTCACGGTATCGTAGGAGGTCAAATTCCTGTAGGGGCAGGATTAGCCTTTGCGGACAAATACTTTGAAACCGGAGGTGTAACCATGACTTATTTTGGAGATGGTGCTGCCAGACAAGGTTCTTTGCATGAAGCATTTAATATGGCCATGTTATGGAAGCTGCCTGTAGTGTTTATTGTAGAAAACAATGGCTATGCCATGGGAACTTCTGTAGAACGAACAGCTAACCATACCGATATTTGGAAACTTGGTTTAGGGTACGAGATGCCCTGTGGTCCAGTTGACGGAATGAATCCAGTAAAGGTAGCTGAGGCAATGACCGAAGCAATAGATAGAGCACGCCGCGGTGATGGTCCTACTTTTTTAGAAATGAAAACGTACCGTTATAGAGGCCATTCAATGTCTGATGCGCAATTATACCGTTCTAAAGAAGAAGTAGAAGAATACAAAAAAATAGATCCAATTACACAAGTTTTAGATGTAATCAAAGATCAAAAATACGCTACACAAGAAGAGATTGATGCAATTGACCAAAGAGTTAAAGACTTAGTGCAAGAATGTGTGGATTTTGCAGAAGAATCTCCATATCCAGACAAACAACAATTGTATGACGTAGTCTACGAACAAGAAAACTATCCATTTATACCTCATAAACTATAA